ATTGACCTCTTCTATGGCGTAGAATTTCTCACTCAGTTCGGATACCTGCTCAATGATTTTGTAGTAATCCTCCGAATCATAATCTGTTCGGACGGTCAATTCCTCGTTGAGTCTTTCTATTTCGGTTTTCATGTCAAGATAGGAAGCAAAGGCTTTGGCAGTTTCATCGAAAACAGAACAGTCATCGGCGGTCAGCAAATGCTGTGGCAGGTAGGCGATGATGGCATCCTTTGGCGCAGAAACACCACCTGTTGTGGCTTTTGTGGCGCCTGCGATGATTTTGAGCATGGTGGATTTGCCTGCACCGTTTTTACCCATCAGGGCGATTTTATCATTTTCATTGATGGAAAAGGATACATTGCTGAACAGGGCCTGCCCGCCATGCATGACGGAGATATTGTCTACTGAAATCATGAGAAGAAAATTGAAGCGGCAAAGGTAGGGAATTGGAAGATAGGAAGATTGGAAAATTCCAAAATTGTAAAATAACCATTGGGGATTCCTGCTGCCATTTAATTTTATTTATTGATGCGAATAATTCTAAGGAACGATTTTTGTACTAATCCAATAAAAAACAATCAAAAAGCTATGAATAATTATCAAAAATTAGAAAAAATGGATAGGGCTTTAAGGATGATGGAAGACCTTAAAAACAGTCAGGTGGCCATGGTGGAAAAGTCTTCAAAGCTTCAGATGGATGCCATGGAATTCAACTTCTCAGAGATGGAAAAGAATATGGGGGATTTGTTCTCCAGGTTTAATGAAACACTTGATATCATCAATGCTGAGATTGACCGCTTCGAAATCAAAAGGAACAAGTTTGAAGAAAAGCATGGATTGGATAAAGAGGAAGAGTTAAATACAGGAAGTAATTAATTGAACTTGTATATCCGCAAATTCACCAGTAGCAATATATCATTTTCTACAACCTCGGCAGGCTCGGTGAACGGAATAGCTTAAGATTAAAAGGGGATGGTCGAGCCTGCCATCAGCAGACAGGCTTGCCGAGACCAGTCTGTAAAATATTCTATACTTGAAAGAAAGCGAATTCCAATAATTTGTAATTGACATTTTGAAAACAAACTTCATAGGAAATATCAATTAACCATTTTCAAACAAAAGTCTTTAATGTGCATTCGGTTTATTCCTTTGTGAGTTGATGTCTCAGTCAATTCATCCATTGTTACAACATATTTGGGGAAATTATCCTGGATTTCAAGTAAATTCCCGTATTCTCGATTTATTGTCTCCTCATTTGTCAGCAAATATGCCACTTGTACATAAATTTTTTCTCCTGATTTCTGAGCGATAAAATCGATTTCTTTCTTCCCTTCCAAGCCAACAGATACTTCGTATCCTGCCATTCGCAAGTGCAGGTAAACCACGTTTTCAAGGATTTTATGTATGTCATTGGCTTTATAACCAACAATTGAATTCCTGATTCCAATATCCTCAAAGAAATATTTTTCTCCTATTTCGAATACTTTTTTCCCCTCTATTCCTGTTCGTTTTACCTTGAAAATCAAAAATGATGCTTCAAGATATCCTAGATAATCGATTACCACCTGAGTTGAAATATTTATTTTCTGAGATTTTAAATAATCGCTAATTTTTTTTGAGGAGACGATGCTACCCAAATTATCTGCTAAAAATGTAATTAGGTTTTCAAGGAATTTTACGTTTCTAACATTAAATCTTGATACTACATCTTTGAGCAATATGGTGTTATAAATATTTTTCAGGTATTCATAGGCTATTTGTATTTCAGGATCCAAATTGATTAGGTAAGGTAAACCTCCAAATTTTAAATAATTCTGAAAGGTATTCACAGAATCCTGTAAATTGTAAAATATCAAATACTCTGCGTAACTAAGTCCAAAAACCTTTATTTCAATATACCTTCCACCCAAAAAAGTTGCGAGCTCGCTTGAAAGCAAATTAGCATTGCTCCCGGTACAGTAAATATCGAAATTACCTCTAGTGACAAGGTCTCTTAATGTAATCTCAAATGATTCAATATCCTGAATTTCATCTATAAATAGCGCTACTTTTCCGTTTCCTTTTACATTTTCTTTCAAATAGTTAAATAGGTCATTCGAATTCCTTATTTCTGAAAACTCATATTGCTCTTTATTGATAAAGATTATTTCGATATCAGGACTTGCTTTCTTAATAAGGTCTCTCAGTTGCATCAATAGAAAGCTTTTACCAACCCTTCGCTGTCCAATTAACACCTTGATCAATGATTTTCCGATAAAGGGTTTCAAACGATCAATATAAAGAGGTCTTTCGATGTATTCAATCATTTCAATTATAGGATATACTTATGGCAAATATACAATAAACTTCAATTATAATTGAAAGTTATGCTTAAATATTTGAATCTATCAATCATAATAGTATTATATGCCTAACCTAGTTGGAAAATAATTTTAAATTATCTCAATCTTTAAAACTCCCTGCTCCTAAAGAAGAACTGATCTCCTGCGCTTCCCTAATCAAATCAGCCGGATAATTGGACAATTCCAAAATCTTAATCGCATTTCTAGTTCTTTTTCCATCTTCAATCTCAAACTTTTCAATAAATCAATGGATTTTCAAATAACAATTCTGGGATTTCAATGGAAACATGCTTTCATTTCATAATAGTTTTGATCAGGTTTTTCTTCAAAATAGCCGATGAAGTAATCAGACCGCTCATCAATGCCCCTCCTATTCCACAGGAAACGATATCCTGCCCAGTGAGGTAAAGGTTTTTAAATGGCGTATGGGGAGTGAGGTGTTCATTTCGAAATCTGCTCGGACTATGTTCCAGACCATATATTTCACCTGATTGGTATCCTGTAAAGTTTTTAGTGGATAAGGGCGTAGAAAGCTCGTAATAATCTATCTGTCCTCTCAGGTGCGGAAGTTGTTGGTAGAGACTTTCCAATAACTTTAAAGACCATTTCTCTTTCAGGGCTTCATAATCCTCTCCCCTTTTCCCCCATCGGGTATTTTCCCAGGCTTTAAACCAATCATAGGGGGCAAGCGAGATAATCTCGATGGTGGAGGACCCGGGATATCGCTTTTCCCAATCCGGATCTTTGGACGAAGGAAAAGAAATATATACCACGGGAAATGGCTTGTCATCCGGATTGGTGAGGTATTCACTGACATTTTTATCGTGGTCATAACCTGGATAAATCCAAAAATTAGAAGTAGGCAATTGAAGTTCCTTACTGTTTTTCTTCAAACCGATATACAGACAACTATGTGCTACTGATGCACGCAATCCATCAAAATGCCGTTCCAGCTTAGGATAAAGGGGATGCTCCTTGGGGATGAGTTTTTGAAAGGTATTGAACACTCCCGCATTGCTGATGATTCTATCTGCTTTTAGTTCGTGGTCATCTGGCATTCGAACCCCAACCGCTTTATTTCCTTCAAAAATAATCCCCTTTACCTCCGCATTGGAATACACATCTCCTCCTGCTGCTCTGACAAGGGGATAAATGCTCTCTGCAATTTTTGCAGAACCCCCCACAGGGAAGTATCCTCCGTTGAAATAGTGATTGACAAGAATTGCATGCATGGCAAAACTGCTTTGTGCCGGAGGAAGCCCATAATCCCCATATTGGCCACAAAGTACTCCAATCAGTTTTTCATTATCAGTTAAGGATTTTAGCATTTCCAGTGTGCTGATATCCGAGAATTTGTGGAATTTTCTTGAAGTCCATTTTCGAATCCATTTCCCGACCAATCCGGGAACCACTTTCATGCTATAGAAATCTTTGCTGCTTACAATTACATTTTTCACTGCCTCCATATAGCGGTCAATGGCAGCATGATTCTCAGGAGTATCAAATTCAGATTTTAGTTTGGCAACGAGGTTTTTACGGCCTTTTACCAGATCATAGGTTTTATCCCCAAAGACAATTTTATCATACACCTCTCCCATGTCCTGCCACTCGAGTTTTCCCTGCGTGATATATCCGAAAAGACGGGGCATAAGTTTTCGGTCATTGTGCATATCACCGACATAGTGAATACCCACATCCCATTCATAATCCTTTCTTTTAAAAACATGGGTAAAACCTCCGATAGTATAGTGCTTTTCAAGTACCAACACTTTTTGCCCCTGCTTGGAAAGAAGTGCGGCGGTGGTTAGCCCGCCCAAGCCCGATCCGATGACAATGGCATCATAATGACCGGAAGGTTTGTTTTGTTTGTAGGAAGGGAAATTGCGCACGATGAAGCTTTTATTTAAATATTATGATTATCCGCAATCATGCCAGTTCGCCTATCTAATTCTGTAAACGGGACCGAAGACCGAAGACCGATGACCGAAGAATCCAAAATTCAAGCATTTTTTCAGACATTTCAATTGGTTATTAAGCTTACTGGTAAGAAAGCGGATATACAGATTAAATATAATGCAATTGAAGGATATCGCAGATAAAAAATTCTTTTTAATTCCTTTTTTAGGTGCTTTGGATTATAGCCAAGATTATTTTGATAAACCAATAGAAAACAATGGGTCCTTTATCAACGTTTTACTTTTCAAACGATAAAATTAAGTTCAACGGATTTTCTTCAAAAAATAAGAGTTAACTGTATACTTTAAATTTTTTTGAATGTTTTAAATTAACTATGCCAAAATAACGCAGGAATACCTAAAAACCCTTTATTGCACCAACATTAAAAAACAAATGGAACAAATCAGAGCTTATTTTAATAATTTCCTGCCCCTTACAGACAATGAATGGAATGACTTTGCTCCTTGTTTCCAAAAAGAAGAATTAAAAAAAAAGGATTTTTTGATTAGGCAGGGGGAAAGCTGCGACTTCATTGCTTTTATTGCAGAAGGCATTTTTCGGTTTTACTATGTACAGGAAGGAGAGGAAAAAGTAACAGCGTTCTTTTTTCCAGGAGATTTTGTGACCAATTACAGGAGCTTTCTGACTGGTAAACCATCTGAACATTATATAGAATCCCTGAAACCCTCAGTGATTTACAAGATCAAAAAAACAGATCTTAATCTACTTTACGAAAAGCATAAAAACATGGAAAGGCTGGGCAGGTTTATTGCAGAAAATTTATATTTAACCGTAGCTAAAAGACTTGATTCTTTTTTACATAGTACACCGGAGAGTAGATACCAGGAATTATTGGACCGTAATTCCAAGTTGCTTCAGGAAGTGCCCCAGTACATGCTCGCTTCCTATTTGGGTATACAACCGGAAACTTTAAGTAGAATACGGGCAAGAAAATAATCCTACAAAAGGCCTTTCTTGACCAAAGTCAATCATTTTTCTTTCCTCGCACCCGACTTTCGTACCAGTATTAACTATTAAAATATTGGTATAATGAGAAAAATCACAATTGCAGTTTTATTATTTTTCAGCCTGGTGCAGTATGCACAGGCACAAAATGAAGGTTATCAAGGTAAAAAATGGGGGGCGGAAGTCAATATTCTATGGCCGATTTTTCCGGGAAATATTTACAAAGGACAGGTAACTTATGAAACCTGGAGACAAAACGACCTTGCCGGTGATGTTTACGTCGGTTTTCATATCAGGCCATTTGAATTCCGGGAAGATGAAGGCGAATTTTCCAATTATGCCCTGACATTTGGCTACCGACAATTTTTTTGGAAAGGGCTTCACGCTGAAATCTATCAGGCTATCGGTCCGGGTTTCAACAGAAACAACGTGATAGATGGGAAAGATTATAACAGCTGGGATTATGAAGTCGGTCTATTGTTGGGATATCGGCTCGAACTTTTCAGGAAGGAAAAGAGAGATAAAATGAAATTTAGTCCCTATCTGAGTACCCAACACGGTTTTTATTATCTGGCCGCACAAAGCAATCCGCATCCGATCCGGAATTTTGAAGGTGAGCAACCGATTTATTTCGGTACGATCAACCTTGGTGTCAGGTTTTAGACATTCCGATTTGGGGCAGGTCAAGCCGCTCTTCTTTGGCTGTAGCTTGGTTTATCAATGATCCATCTATCTCCATTAAACTTTGATATCGAGAAATTTCTAATGCAATAAAAAAAGTGGAGACCAGAAACCACAATTCAAAAAACGGGGCGAAACCGAAAAGCCTGATGAGTAGGACAGTTAAATCTAAATATTATGAAAAAAAACTTTGTGAACCTTGCTTTCATTTTAACCCTGGCATTTCTCTTACCATCTTGTTATTCTCTTACTTATTCGGTGGGAGAGGGACCACAATCAGGAATTGAAGTAAAGGAAAAAAATCATTTCTTTATTTATGGTTTGGCGACAGGTAAAACTTCTGACCCAACCGCAATGGCAGGAGACGCCACAGATTATGAGGTATCTATTTCACATACCTTTGTGGATGGGCTCATCAGTGCTGTGACATTTGGAATTTACAATCCAACTACAACAAAAATCACAAAATAAACTGAGCGATAAGGCACGGAGTCATAAATAATAATGACTCCGTTTTCTTTTTGAAATAAAATCACCTGACTATAATGCTGTTTTCATCAAACAAAGGTGCTTCTTGCCCTATTTCAATAAATAAAGCTTTTTTGGGGTTACTTTGGTGAATTTCAAAATACCTGATACCACTGTTACCCATACCCCAGCTGCCACAGGTTGTCGTAATCGGTTCGTTTGCGGCTTTTTCCTCATATTCCTGGAGGGCTTTGCCCGTAGGCCTCAATACATACCTGTCAACTCCCTTACGCGGGGATTCAATTTTTTCGAAGGCACAAAGTTCCTCCTCATCCCAATCTTCAAAGTCTTTGAGATACTCCAACACATCTTCAATTTCGCCGTTTTTAAGATCAAAGACCTGAATGGCCAATCCTATGGCTACGGGCTGGCCGTTTTCGATTTTCTCAATAAAAGCTCCCGGTAATGTTTCGCTTATTCCAACTTGAAGCTCTTCGTTTTTCTGTGCCCAAAACTCTATTCCTGCACCTGATACTTTTTCCCACTTAAGTCCGTGATAAGGTTCTCTCGAAGGCATTTCATCCAAAAACAATTCCCTATCAAAATTTGAAGACTGCTTTCGTTCTGTATTTTGGCAACCGAAAAAAAAGAACAATAGTAGGCACATTAGCCCCATCTCTTTGAAGTGATATTTTGTCATAACCCGATGGCTAAACCGATTTGTAAGTAGGAATTTTTGTTGCCGTCGTTGACATCCAAAAATCCCTGATGATATCTTGCTTCTAATTCAAAGATCAGTACTTTTATCCCTAGACCAATATGGGCCGGAAGATCAAATGAATTGGTTTCATTGCTGCTGGTCAGGGCATCTGAACCGTTGACTTCATACGTTTCAGACAGTTTGAAATTCCCGTTGACACCTACTTGGGCAAACATAGGACCGAACTTTGTCCTAAGGCCAACAGGTATACTCAAATAATCCATTTTTCTGAAATTGGCATCATCTGTCCTATGTCCTTTTTGCATGTATTCCACACCCGTATGCAGCATCAACAAACTTCCAATACCTAATTTATTATTTCTAAAAGCCCCTAGATAGAAATGCCCTAGACCATCGCCTATCCGGTTTCCATTATTATTTGTATAGGCAACCTGGTAGCCTGACCTGACTCCAAAGCCCTGGGCATTTGCCTCGATTCCCAAAAATAAAAGGCAAGCCACAATCCCTAAAACAAATACTCTCATATTACAAAGCTTCATGAATTTTTTACCTACTCTTTTGGCTTTTCGGTTTCCGCCTATTTTGCAGAACAATTTATTGATTATCGGGGTCATTCAAAATATACCAGATGTTTTTTAAGAAAAAAATTAGATTATCCGAAAATGGACCACTTGCTAAGTTTCCTTTGCTTTTTGGAAGGGAATGGTGTGAGATGTGCGTCACCGATGATCGATAACCTAAGATCGAAGAAGTCGAGGAAAATTGACCTAAGCAAGGGTAAATGGCAATCTCCTGCATGATTACTTATCTGAACTGTTTTGGTTTTAGGTTTTGGCCCGCCAGTTCTACGATTTCTTCAATTCGTCTCTGTCTTGTTTCCTGACGTTTGGCAAGAACAAGCCATTGCAGAATATTCCGTTTGTCTGATCTGCTTAACCCTATGAAATAGTCTTTTGCATTTGGCCTTTTTTGAAATTCATCTTCTAAATCTTTAGGGATGATCAGCGCTTCAGCTTGGTCTAAAATTGTCCAAGATCCGTTTTGTTTTGCCTTCTCTATGATTGCAAAACCCGCTTCTGTCATCAGACCTTCTTGAATTAGGCGTTCGACTTTTTCTTTATTCACTTTTGACCAAACGCTATTCTCTTTCCTTTTGCTGAAAAACTGCATAAATTTATCCTTGTCGATCGGTTTTGCTTTGCTATCTATCCAACCAAAGCAAAGCGCCTCATCAACCGCTTCCCCATAGGCTATTGTTGGGACTTTGGCTTTCTTTTTATAGTAGATCAGCCAAACAGACTCTTTTTTATGGTGATTGCTTTGTAGCCATTCCCGCCATTCTTTGCGGGATGTGGGATAAAATGTTTCCAGCTCTTTTTCCATCTTTGATTGGCCAATTTAATTCTTATACTAATATTAGAGGTAATTAAGGCTTGAAGAAAAAAACATCATTATCAAGCAAATTATTATGGAAAGATATAAAGATAGGTAAATAACAATCCAACGGTTTTTATGATAAAATCAAAATCACACCATTTTTGTATTCGGAAAAATCACCTTTTCCGGA
This window of the Aquiflexum balticum DSM 16537 genome carries:
- a CDS encoding ATP-binding protein, whose protein sequence is MIEYIERPLYIDRLKPFIGKSLIKVLIGQRRVGKSFLLMQLRDLIKKASPDIEIIFINKEQYEFSEIRNSNDLFNYLKENVKGNGKVALFIDEIQDIESFEITLRDLVTRGNFDIYCTGSNANLLSSELATFLGGRYIEIKVFGLSYAEYLIFYNLQDSVNTFQNYLKFGGLPYLINLDPEIQIAYEYLKNIYNTILLKDVVSRFNVRNVKFLENLITFLADNLGSIVSSKKISDYLKSQKINISTQVVIDYLGYLEASFLIFKVKRTGIEGKKVFEIGEKYFFEDIGIRNSIVGYKANDIHKILENVVYLHLRMAGYEVSVGLEGKKEIDFIAQKSGEKIYVQVAYLLTNEETINREYGNLLEIQDNFPKYVVTMDELTETSTHKGINRMHIKDFCLKMVN
- a CDS encoding phytoene desaturase family protein, which translates into the protein MRNFPSYKQNKPSGHYDAIVIGSGLGGLTTAALLSKQGQKVLVLEKHYTIGGFTHVFKRKDYEWDVGIHYVGDMHNDRKLMPRLFGYITQGKLEWQDMGEVYDKIVFGDKTYDLVKGRKNLVAKLKSEFDTPENHAAIDRYMEAVKNVIVSSKDFYSMKVVPGLVGKWIRKWTSRKFHKFSDISTLEMLKSLTDNEKLIGVLCGQYGDYGLPPAQSSFAMHAILVNHYFNGGYFPVGGSAKIAESIYPLVRAAGGDVYSNAEVKGIIFEGNKAVGVRMPDDHELKADRIISNAGVFNTFQKLIPKEHPLYPKLERHFDGLRASVAHSCLYIGLKKNSKELQLPTSNFWIYPGYDHDKNVSEYLTNPDDKPFPVVYISFPSSKDPDWEKRYPGSSTIEIISLAPYDWFKAWENTRWGKRGEDYEALKEKWSLKLLESLYQQLPHLRGQIDYYELSTPLSTKNFTGYQSGEIYGLEHSPSRFRNEHLTPHTPFKNLYLTGQDIVSCGIGGALMSGLITSSAILKKNLIKTIMK
- a CDS encoding Crp/Fnr family transcriptional regulator translates to MEQIRAYFNNFLPLTDNEWNDFAPCFQKEELKKKDFLIRQGESCDFIAFIAEGIFRFYYVQEGEEKVTAFFFPGDFVTNYRSFLTGKPSEHYIESLKPSVIYKIKKTDLNLLYEKHKNMERLGRFIAENLYLTVAKRLDSFLHSTPESRYQELLDRNSKLLQEVPQYMLASYLGIQPETLSRIRARK
- a CDS encoding Bor family protein → MKKNFVNLAFILTLAFLLPSCYSLTYSVGEGPQSGIEVKEKNHFFIYGLATGKTSDPTAMAGDATDYEVSISHTFVDGLISAVTFGIYNPTTTKITK
- a CDS encoding outer membrane beta-barrel protein, with amino-acid sequence MRVFVLGIVACLLFLGIEANAQGFGVRSGYQVAYTNNNGNRIGDGLGHFYLGAFRNNKLGIGSLLMLHTGVEYMQKGHRTDDANFRKMDYLSIPVGLRTKFGPMFAQVGVNGNFKLSETYEVNGSDALTSSNETNSFDLPAHIGLGIKVLIFELEARYHQGFLDVNDGNKNSYLQIGLAIGL
- a CDS encoding YdeI/OmpD-associated family protein — protein: MEKELETFYPTSRKEWREWLQSNHHKKESVWLIYYKKKAKVPTIAYGEAVDEALCFGWIDSKAKPIDKDKFMQFFSKRKENSVWSKVNKEKVERLIQEGLMTEAGFAIIEKAKQNGSWTILDQAEALIIPKDLEDEFQKRPNAKDYFIGLSRSDKRNILQWLVLAKRQETRQRRIEEIVELAGQNLKPKQFR